Below is a window of Photobacterium atrarenae DNA.
GGGATGCCATCTTTTTAATCTGTGTCTCGATCCTGATGGTGCCCGGACAGATTTTTCTGATCCCTCAATTCCTGATTGTACAAAAAATGGGGTTGCTCAATACACTGACCGGTCTGGTGCTACCCGGGTTATTTAGTATTTACGGCGCTTTTTTACTGCGACAGTTTTTTATTTCGGTCCCGAAGGAAATTGAAGAGGCTGCGATTGTCGATGGCCTCAATCATTTTCAGATTTTCTATAAAATCATGCTGCCATTGATCAGACCGGGCATCATCGCTTGCGTCATCATTAACGGCTTGTGGAGTTGGAACAACCTGATGTGGCCGCTGATTGTCAATACATCGTTTGACAAAATGACTTTGCCGGTCGGATTAGCATCACTTTCCAGCCGTGCCGGGGTCGAGTACCCCATGTTGATGGCGGGTGCCCTGATGGCCATTGTGCCGATGTTATTGCTCTACATGGTGTTCCAAAAGCAGTTTATTGAAGGCGCGGCAAGCGCGGGTGTGAAAGGTTAATGTCGGCACGAGCCGAATCCAGGAGGATCCCATGGCTGGGGTAAAATTAAAGCAATTGGAAAAGCAGTACCCGAACGGTTTCAAGGCGGTGCACGGTATTGATCTTGATATCCGGGACGGCGAGTTTATGGTGCTGGTCGGCCCGTCCGGGTGTGCCAAGTCCACTACACTCCGTATGGTGGCTGGGCTTGAAAGCAATACCGGCGGTGAAATTTGGATCGGTGATCAGTGTGTGAATCATCTGCTGCCGAAAGACCGGGGCATCTCGATGGTATTTCAGAATTATGCACTCTATCCCCATATGACGACCTATCAGAATATGGCCTTCGGACTGAAAAATGCCGGCTAGGATAAAGCGATTATTCATCAGCGTGTCATGGATGCTGCAGAGAAGCTTGAACTGATGGCGCTGTTGGATCGCAAACCAAAAGAAATGTCTGGCGGCCAATGTCAGCGTGTTGCGGTCGGTCGGGCGATTGTTCGCAAACCGGATGTGTTTCTGTTCGATGAGCCACTCTCGAATTTGGATGCGAAATTACGGGTTTCGATGCGGGTCAGCCTGATGCAGTTGCACCGCCAACTGCAGGAAGAAGGGGTGAGCTCAACGATGATTTATGTCACCCATGATCAGGTCGAAGCTATGACGATGGGGGATCGAATCTGTGTGATGTGCGAAGGTCGGGTGATGCAGGTCGACACACCCATTAACCTGTATCATTATCCGGCGAATAAATTTGTTGCTGGCTTTATCGGGAGCCCGTCGATGAATCTTCTGCTGTTGGATTACCATCCGGACTCAGCCAGTGTCTCTCTGACTGCCGATTATCGAATGGCAATTCCGGCATCGGTGCGCTCACACATGCAATATTACCAGGGGGGTAAGATTTGGTTTGGGCTCCGCTCTGAACATATTAGAATTCTACATCAGGCGTCGTCATCGACGGTGGCGGCGACAATTACCAACGTTGAGCGGATGGGAAATGAAGATCTGCTGCATTGCCAGGTCGGCGATCACCGCTTGGTGGTTCGAGCGCCATCCCGGCCGGATTGGCTGCCGCAGATCAATGCGCAAATCTTTCTTGAGCCGGATCTTCAGTCGGTCCATTTGTTTGATCCGGATACGGAGCAGGCATTAGTTCAGAGAAAACCTGATTTGAAGGAGCATGCCGACCCGTTCACTAACCAGCAGGAGCCGAGTTCAGGTAAGTTGGGGCCACAAACGCAGCAAGCGGCTCTTTGATGATTTTACTTTGACCTTGAACTGGATTGGCCTCTTTGTGAGGCCTTTTTTCTTTTGATGTTCATCCCCAAAATGATTGTTAATTTATTGTTTTGGACGGGGGAGATTATGCTAATATTTAGCCCTTATGCAGCCAGG
It encodes the following:
- a CDS encoding carbohydrate ABC transporter permease encodes the protein MTTTTLSTRHGAKSIQSRIGGGKLLVYGFMLLATVATILPFIWMILTSVKTQSEALSIPPQVFPQTWQLSAYEKIIAELPFVQFYINSVLVTLAIVLLQTLIAAMAAYGFARLRFPGRDAIFLICVSILMVPGQIFLIPQFLIVQKMGLLNTLTGLVLPGLFSIYGAFLLRQFFISVPKEIEEAAIVDGLNHFQIFYKIMLPLIRPGIIACVIINGLWSWNNLMWPLIVNTSFDKMTLPVGLASLSSRAGVEYPMLMAGALMAIVPMLLLYMVFQKQFIEGAASAGVKG